A genomic region of Aspergillus oryzae RIB40 DNA, chromosome 1 contains the following coding sequences:
- a CDS encoding uncharacterized protein (predicted protein), whose translation MASTTKAFTAAAMSLVINDINNHHGENSTRMATTADQIHWRTPLASIIREDFVLEDKYTTAQITIEDALSHRSGIPDHIRHYGGTGASPGSIKDAVRILRYLPATAELRTKYMYNNLMYTAVSHAIETLTGENLGTFLLQRVWTPLHMDSTYWTRDDAQAGDNILAQGYTWNANKSEYTPEPCPDIIGGSGAGAMISSVVDYAQWIRCMITCSGPLSKNAHAALIQPRTIIAEDPTNMFPGTHLYALGWTRDNYHGEDIIWHDGSVAGYGCTMMYLPRRQWGLVMAGNTTLTSNIVQVVLYMHLLDQVLGIPSHDRVDWQQQISERIATWREKQAHAKDLLYPRLPVVPIPPTLGVWEYAGLYEHPGYGRLELRVDIDGFGLDADRLTCEVPIVILMEHVSGEFWLASLRERNQDPRDHERVRAEFRIGVKGLVSEVGIDLEPEMNGEKIWFQRIDLDI comes from the coding sequence ATGGCCAGTACGACTAAGGCGTTCACCGCAGCGGCCATGTCCCTGGTTATCAATGACATCAATAACCACCACGGAGAGAATAGCACTAGAATGGCCACGACAGCAGACCAGATCCACTGGAGGACACCCCTAGCATCTATTATCCGCGAAGACTTTGTCCTCGAGGACAAGTACACCACAGCACAGATCACCATCGAAGACGCTCTTTCCCACCGCTCAGGCATACCCGATCATATCCGCCACTATGGTGGAACGGGAGCATCGCCCGGCAGCATCAAAGACGCAGTCCGCATCTTGCGATATCTCCCAGCTACAGCCGAGCTGCGCACAAAATACATGTATAACAATCTCATGTATACAGCGGTCTCCCATGCTATTGAGACCCTCACGGGGGAGAACCTCGGGACATTCCTGCTTCAACGCGTGTGGACGCCCCTCCACATGGACAGCACTTACTGGACACGTGATGATGCGCAGGCTGGCGACAATATCCTAGCACAGGGCTACACCTGGAACGCGAACAAAAGCGAATATACCCCCGAACCATGCCCCGACATCATCGGCGGATCTGGCGCTGGTGCCATGATCAGTAGTGTCGTCGACTATGCGCAGTGGATTCGATGTATGATAACATGTAGCGGGCCCCTGAGCAAAAATGCACATGCAGCGCTCATACAACCACGTACGATTATTGCTGAGGACCCGACGAATATGTTCCCCGGTACGCATTTGTATGCACTTGGCTGGACACGGGATAACTACCATGGTGAAGATATCATCTGGCACGATGGTAGTGTTGCTGGTTATGGATGCACAATGATGTATCTTCCACGACGGCAGTGGGGCTTGGTCATGGCAGGGAACACTACGCTGACGAGCAATATCGTGCAGGTAGTGCTGTATATGCATCTACTGGATCAGGTGCTTGGAATCCCATCCCACGATCGGGTGGACTGGCAACAGCAGATTTCAGAGAGAATTGCCACATGGAGGGAGAAGCAGGCACATGCGAAGGACCTTTTATACCCTAGGTTGCCTGTCGTACCAATACCGCCTACGCTCGGAGTTTGGGAGTATGCGGGCCTGTACGAGCATCCGGGGTATGGTAGGCTGGAGCTCAGGGTGGATATAGATGGTTTCGGCCTCGATGCGGATCGACTGACGTGTGAGGTGCCGATTGTGATCTTAATGGAGCATGTAAGTGGGGAGTTCTGGTTGGCATCGCTGAGGGAGAGAAACCAGGACCCTCGCGATCATGAAAGGGTGCGAGCGGAGTTTCGAATTGGTGTAAAGGGCTTAGTGAGCGAGGTGGGAATAGACTTGGAGCCGGAAATGAACGGCGAGAAGATTTGGTTTCAAAGAATAGATTTAGATATATAG
- a CDS encoding uncharacterized protein (predicted protein) — protein MDVLPAYPNNHGVDKKEDEFDADAEKRDIMAGQVQDAFGSEEDAEIKYKTLTWCYDLRICFLGSVVSASSRGHVGFRPGCYLDHRSRPSRVIHRLQYWIVSPALSSHSESGRCRRNFARPFWA, from the exons ATGGATGTCTTACCAGCGTACCCCAATAATCACGGGGtggacaagaaagaggatgaaTTCGATGCAGATGCCGAGAAGAGGGATATCATGGCTGGCCAAGTCCAGGATGCATTCGGAAGTGAAGAGGATGCTGAGATCAAGTACAAAACCTTGACATGGTG TTATGATTTGCGAATCTGTTTCCTTGGGAGTGTTGTCTCTGCCAGCAGCCGTGGCCACGTTGGGTTTCGTCCC GGGTGTTATCTTGATCATCggtctcggccttctcgCGTTATACACAGGCTACAATATTGGATTGTTTCGCCAGCGCTATCCTCACATTCAGAGTCTGGCAGATGCCGGAGAAATTTTGCTCGGCCGTTTTGGGCGTGA
- a CDS encoding uncharacterized protein (predicted protein), with amino-acid sequence MTASSNESRINLTRIAHVFYTHREIDKAHHFLLDFGFREVKRVGNDIYYRGTSSEPFVYCARQGDQDGFGGAAFVVESESDLFAATKLPGATGIYDLGNAPGGGRCVTFHDPIDKFPFHLVYGQEAHADEKVLPQLDYNFLFSYIYTYNSLIGNLLTFPANRQTPAREQNTTIQKGPCTRAQIRSFRNVCHQFCAGV; translated from the exons ATGACAGCCTCAAGTAATGAATCTCGCATTAACCTCACTCGCATTGCGCATGTCTTCTACACCCATAGAGAAATCGACAAAGCCCATCACTTCCTACTGGATTTCGGATTCCGGGAAGTCAAGCGCGTGGGCAATGATATCTATTACCGTGGCACCAGTTCAGAGCCATTTGTGTACTGTGCGCGACAAGGCGACCAAGATGGGTTTGGAGGCGCAGCCTTTGTCGTGGAATCCGAATCTGATCTTTTTGCTGCGACAAAGTTACCTGGGGCCACAGGCATCTACGACTTAGGAAATGCGCCAGGTGGTGGCCGCTGCGTCACTTTCCATGACCCCATCGACAAGTTTCCATTTCATCTTGTTTATGGACAAGAGGCCCATGCCGATGAGAAGGTGCTTCCACAACTTGATTACAATTTT TTAttctcatatatatatacatataacTCACTCATCGGAAACCTTCTGACCTTCCCAGCCAACAGACAAACACCGGCCAGGGAACAAAACACAACGATTCAAAAAGG GCCCTGCACCCGTGCACAAATTAGGTCATTTCGGAATGTGTGTCACCAATTTTGCGCAGGCGTTTGA
- a CDS encoding class I SAM-dependent methyltransferase (predicted protein), with product MEQTGIEGQALAAWENHARSWDSTMGDDGNDYFSVLELPALKRMISGQKRNRALDLATGNGLVARWLAEEGFSVVATDGARAMLEHAKARTTLWYEEGRLDKERKISFELLDVTNKDHWAQFTSSDNLLKDGFDVVVMNMGIMDVHDLEPLAASLTSLLKQDGWLALLLFELSK from the exons ATGGAACAAACAGGCATAGAAGGTCAGGCTTTGGCAGCCTGGGAGAACCATGCTAGATCCTGGGATTCGACTATGGGTGATGACGGGAACGACTACTTCTCAGTCCTCGAATTGCCTGCCCTGAAAAGAATGATCAGTGGACAGAAGCGGAATCGAGCCTTGGACCTCGCAACGGGAAATGGCTTGGTTGCGCGATGgcttgctgaagaaggattctCTGTGGTGGCAACGGACGGCGCAAGAGCCATGCTAGAGCATGCAAAGGCGCGAACAACTCTCTGGTATGAGGAAGGAAGGTTAGACAAGGAGCGAAAGATCTCATTTGAACTTCTTGATGTGACCAACAAGGATCATTGGGCGCAATTTACTAGCAGTGATAACCTTCTG AAAGACGGATTTGACGTGGTTGTGATGAACATGGGAATTATGGACGTCCATGACCTTGAGCCATTAGCAGCATCCTTAACGTCCCTTCTGAAGCAAGACGGATGGTTGGCCCTACTTCTATTCGAGCTATCTAAATAA
- a CDS encoding uncharacterized protein (predicted protein) — protein sequence MGPNWAHLVRFIGEEDGQTHLGEVDPNKYPDVGIAILNGERVAVKLIKGSIFDGRVTDTTMHIARLLAPIGIEEVPIIRCMGLNYRDHAKEANMPIPDVPVVFIKPRTALNGPHPAKINVPKIAQDGSSDYEAELSIILSKTGRDIPESEAMDSRTASGPFQKALTDLVHWAPSLCLPPPSAPRIICKLELSIMAMWCKTQTLGPGIGAMRNPKIVLKHGDDMRVEIEKIGTLINEVYYE from the exons ATGGGTCCTAATTGGGCACACCTCGTGAGATTcatcggcgaagaagatggccaAACCCACCTTGGCGAAGTCGATCCAAACAAGTATCCAGATGTTGGGATCGCAATACTTAACGGCGAGAGAGTTGCGGTCAAGTTGATCAAAGGGTCGATCTTCGATGGCAGGGTAACAGACACAACTATGCACATTGCCAGG CTTCTGGCTCCCATtggaattgaagaagtgCCCATTATCCGGTGCATGGGACTCAACTATCGCGACCATGCCAAAGAGGCGAATATGCCCATTCCGGATGTACCGGTCGTCTTTATCAAACCGCGCACGGCACTCAACGGACCCCATCCTGCAAAGATAAACGTGCCCAAGATTGCACAGGATGGCTCCAGCGACTACGAGGCAGAGCTATCGATTATTTTGTCTAAGACTGGTCGAGATATTCCCGAGTCAGAGGCCATGGA TTCAAGAACAGCCAGTGGTCCTTTTCAAAAG GCCTTGACGGATCTTGTCCACTGGGCCCCGTCCTTGTGTCTCCCTCCGCCATCGGCACCCCGCATAATCTGCAAATTAGAGCTATCCATAATGGCAATGTGGTGCAAGACTCAAACACTAG GTCCTGGAATCGGCGCTATGCGTAACCCCAAGATCGTCCTGAAACACGGCGATGATATGAGAGTGGAAATTGAGAAAATCGGGACTTTGATCAACGAAGTCTACTATGAGTAA
- a CDS encoding GlcG/HbpS family heme-binding protein (predicted protein): MIFGCMAAAFSTATSTKLLQEQNVPLSLALEIAQDAVQDCAKKQYSVSAAVVDREGVLRALLRADNAAIHTPEAARRKAYTAASSRTATSTMVKNIQNPGAAQLAAVDDFLILAGGVPIKVGNETIGAVGVGGAPSGDFDEACAMVALQQVADKLL; the protein is encoded by the coding sequence ATGATCTTTGGCTGCATGGCGGCGGCCTTCTCAACCGCTACATCCACGAAACTCCTTCAAGAACAGAATGTTCCACTCAGTCTCGCCCTCGAAATCGCCCAGGATGCAGTTCAGGACTGCGCCAAGAAGCAATACAGCGTATCGGCTGCTGTAGTTGACCGTGAGGGCGTTCTGCGCGCGCTCCTTCGGGCTGACAATGCAGCTATCCACACCCCCGAGGCGGCGCGCCGGAAGGCGTATACAGCTGCATCGTCGCGTACCGCGACCAGTACTATGGTCAAGAACATTCAAAATCCTGGCGCTGCCCAACTTGCCGCCGTTGATGATTTCCTAATTCTCGCTGGTGGCGTGCCAATCAAAGTCGGAAATGAGACAATCGGCGCTgtcggtgttggtggtgcGCCCAGTGGGGATTTCGATGAGGCTTGTGCGATGGTCGCACTCCAACAGGTAGCAGACAAGCTGCTGTAG
- a CDS encoding uncharacterized protein (predicted protein): MMNTITEHGTCSIVFSVVGMLISMVLSIPRTMKGMTWVSFASFLSIFGAVMITMISVGVQDHPNRVIHATVETNLYTGFQAVSNIVFAYCAHVAFFGLIAEMENPKDFNKSLLMLQSFEICLYLTAAVVIYYYVGTDVASPALTSAGPVMKKVAYGIAIPTIVGAGVVNGHIGLKYIYFRACRKSDLLHSRSWKSVSIWLALGLTCWVVAWIISEGIPVFSNLNSLISALFASWFSYGLSGIYWLHLNYGQWLSSPKKILLTILNIGIALIGLILCVLGLYASGTAIHNDTNSSVFTCANTDT, translated from the exons ATGATGAATACAATCACCGAGCACGGCACCTGTTCCATCGTCTTTAGCGTGGTCGGCATGCTCATTTCCATGGTGTTATCTATCCCGCGAACGATGAAAGGAATGACGTGGGTCTCGTTCGCTTCCTTTCTCAGCATCTTCGGCGCGGTCATGATTACCATGATCTCCGTGGGCGTACAGGATCACCCTAATCGGGTTATTCATGCCACGGTAGAGACAAATCTCTACACAGGGTTCCAGGCAGTGTCGAATATTGTCTTCGCCTACTGCGCTCATGTAGCCTTCTTTGGTCTCATTGCTGAAATGGAGAATCCTAAGGATTTCAACAAGTCCTTACTCATGTTGCAGTCTTTTGAGATCTGCCTATATCTCACTGCCGCGGTCGTCATCTATTATTATGTTGGAACTGACGTTGCCTCTCCTGCCTTGACCTCCGCCGGACCTGTGATGAAAAAGGTTGCCTACGGCATTGCCATCCCAACG ATCGTCGGCGCAGGTGTTGTAAACGGTCACATCGGTCtgaaatatatctatttccGGGCCTGCCGCAAATCGGACCTCCTACACAGTCGCAGCTGGAAGTCCGTCAGTATTTGGCTCGCACTCGGCCTGACCTGTTGGGTTGTCGCCTGGATCATTTCAGAGGGTATTCCTGTTTTTAGCAATCTAAACAGCTTGATT AGTGCCCTGTTCGCGAGCTGGTTCAGTTATGGGCTGAGTGGGATTTATTGGTTGCATCTGAACTATGGCCAATGGCTTTCCAGCCCAAAGAAAATCCTGCTGACCATACTGAACATTGGAATTGCCCTGATCGGTCTCATCTTATGTGTATTGGGCTTATATGCGTCTGGGACGGCTATTCATAACGATACCAACAGCAGCGTTTTTACCTGCGCCAACACAGATACATAG
- a CDS encoding uncharacterized protein (predicted protein), translating into MVQLIHDSTGRDITTFLHLDRGSELVDHHCFFFFEGPRSHVHHSSFETHDFDTQVLGHDWLRSKGYENCWGVGRHIMGSQIFDYWFDTSRFIIEHYVDGDLVNDQHQTNRSLATPDNLHVWGPDLPPTFLQ; encoded by the exons ATGGTTCAGCTGATCCACGATTCTACCGGAAGAGATATAACcacctttctccatctggaCCGCGGTTCTGAGTTGGTCGATCaccattgctttttcttcttcgagggACCTAGGTCGCACGTTCACCACTCATCATTCGAAACGCATGATTTCGACACACAAGTGCTGGGTCACGACTGGCTCCGTAGCAAGGGGTATGAAAACTGCTGGGGCGTTGGACGTCATATCATGGGCAGTCAGATCTTCGATTATTG GTTTGACACCTCTCGTTTCATCATCGAGCATTACGTGGATGGTGATTTAGTAAATGACCAACACCAAACGAATCGATCCCTTGCTACACCGGATAATTTGCACGTTTGGG GTCCCGACCTTCCTCCTACCTTCCTGCAGTAG
- a CDS encoding fungal specific transcription factor domain-containing protein (predicted protein): protein MVAIDIFHEPSFAEKLSNIPSFCQLTALLAAIAGYATRFGALRTNDGASDAVQLAAKSHRQPAYFIDLAFKYINEALAECDDEMPPLCVIQALILATHCRLTQGVRGKAWRSLGLCVSLIYETNLHLLDSRKVIQTEDPHHWQQDEEKRRAFWAIWEMDVFASTIRRTPTTINWNQMEIWLPVDNAHWFSGHPASSCFMETDINKRWKALQDSGNQSSKAWFLVINSLMKNAQIACDPLGVPAISNQGYHQQMPNSQISTADSAMEARQKLETLANAVRCFTWALPSHLQYRDQYLAFGAPVQGELESQRRQHCSIYNIFVMTQLTRLMIYRYDAFRSQNRPTETSGRHPSGDSAGRNTFGLLETENEARRQYYEAADRILGIVNRSCEDHFQHINPFLPSTIWLASAVQLVRKHFARAQSNRDLVKSRFDVLYLTYKRCVQFWDIQTALQKNLELIEEQLDARNKKLEVRACPTSHEASNQTSEDTGMINQSASDQDGHNVERGLNFDRTARQASQYIPETPSVPLTSSTPIDVRLDITAQNHAQKHLYVGDSLAMLDYMTPPQLSRNQVPEEYMVPPNSHFLDTIYQLDQALDWPTFDFPGGIYDLLSG, encoded by the coding sequence ATGGTCGCTATTGATATCTTTCATGAGCCTTCGTTTGCCGAAAAGCTTTCGAATATCCCTTCGTTTTGTCAATTGACTGCCCTGCTGGCGGCCATAGCTGGGTATGCCACACGCTTTGGGGCCCTAAGGACCAACGACGGAGCTAGCGACGCAGTTCAGCTCGCAGCAAAGAGTCACCGACAGCCTGCGTACTTCATTGACCTTGCGTTCAAGTACATAAATGAGGCGCTCGCGGAATGTGACGATGAGATGCCGCCACTTTGCGTCATACAGGCTCTCATTCTTGCCACGCATTGTCGACTGACCCAGGGGGTCCGCGGAAAGGCGTGGAGATCGCTGGGATTGTGTGTCAGTTTGATATACGAAACAAAcctgcatcttcttgatTCCAGGAAGGTTATCCAAACGGAGGATCCCCACCACTGGCaacaagacgaagaaaaacgTCGTGCTTTTTGGGCCATCTGGGAAATGGATGTTTTTGCCAGTACTATCCGGCGGACGCCCACGACCATTAACTGGAACCAAATGGAAATATGGCTTCCAGTTGATAACGCTCACTGGTTCTCGGGCCACCCGGCTTCAAGTTGCTTTATGGAGACGGACATAAACAAACGTTGGAAGGCCTTGCAGGACAGTGGTAATCAGTCCTCGAAAGCGTGGTTCCTCGTGATTAATTCTCTCATGAAGAATGCCCAGATCGCCTGTGACCCACTAGGAGTGCCTGCCATAAGTAATCAGGGCTATCACCAACAAATGCCAAATAGCCAGATTTCCACAGCAGACTCGGCCATGGAGGCGCGTCAAAAACTGGAGACATTGGCAAACGCCGTACGCTGCTTTACTTGGGCTTTACCCAGCCATCTCCAGTATCGTGATCAATATCTGGCCTTTGGGGCGCCAGTACAAGGGGAGTTAGAATCTCAGCGACGGCAGCACTGCTCTATCTACAATATCTTCGTTATGACTCAATTAACTCGCTTGATGATCTACAGATATGACGCATTCAGATCTCAAAATCGTCCAACTGAAACCAGTGGCCGTCATCCTTCCGGAGACTCGGCGGGTCGGAATACTTTTGGTCTGCTCGAGACAGAAAATGAAGCGCGTCGACAGTATTACGAGGCAGCAGATCGTATTCTAGGAATAGTGAATCGGAGTTGCGAGGATCATTTTCAGCATATTAATCCATTTCTACCTAGTACCATCTGGCTTGCCTCGGCGGTGCAACTGGTCCGCAAACACTTTGCTCGAGCACAGTCCAATCGAGATCTAGTAAAGTCGCGCTTCGACGTTCTTTATCTGACCTACAAGCGATGCGTTCAATTTTGGGATATTCAAACCGCTCTCCAGAAGAACCTGGAGTTGATCGAGGAGCAACTGGACGCCAGGAATAAGAAACTGGAGGTTCGAGCTTGTCCAACCTCGCACGAAGCGTCAAATCAGACATCGGAAGACACCGGTATGATCAACCAGTCTGCCTCGGACCAAGACGGTCACAACGTAGAGCGCGGCCTGAATTTTGACCGGACAGCCCGACAAGCCTCTCAATATATACCCGAAACACCCAGTGTCCCGCTCACCAGTTCAACCCCGATTGATGTCAGATTAGACATTACAGCCCAAAACCATGCGCAAAAACACCTGTACGTAGGAGATAGCCTGGCAATGCTGGACTATATGACTCCTCCACAACTGAGTAGAAACCaggttccagaggaataCATGGTGCCCCCAAATTCTCATTTCCTTGATACAATATATCAGCTCGACCAGGCCTTGGATTGGCCCACTTTTGATTTTCCTGGTGGAATATATGATTTACTTTCAGGATGA
- a CDS encoding uncharacterized protein (dehydrogenases with different specificities (related to short-chain alcohol dehydrogenases)) has translation MTSSTRQDEQGGCKVFAVTGGARGLGLSMAEALVEAGGQVYCLDRLPEPDGEFRAAEARANPDFGGSLHYRCMDVTDDANTEAVIADIGAQQNRLDGLIAAAGINHVASAIDHRPKNVDDVIHINYTGVFRSAVSAAKVMLDRKCHGSILLVASMSGIVANKGMASAIYNSSKAAVIQLTRSLAMEWSEAKEDGTGGIRVNCLCPGHIETPMAKMVMEKDPDTRALWESENMMKRLARPEEFRGITLLLMSDASSFMTGSTVVVDGGHTAW, from the exons ATGACGTCATCGACCCGTCAAGACGAACAAGGTGGAT GCAAGGTTTTTGCTGTGACGGGCGGAGCACGGGGGCTGGGGTTGTCTATGGCCGAGGCCTTGGTCGAAGCGGGTGGACAAG TCTACTGCCTGGACAGACTACCTGAACCAGACGGGGAATTCCGCGCGGCCGAAGCACGCGCCAACCCGGACTTCGGGGGCTCACTACACTACCGCTGCATGGACGTGACGGACGATGCAAACACCGAAGCTGTCATCGCCGACATTGGAGCGCAGCAGAACCGTCTCGACGGCCTGATTGCAGCCGCGGGTATAAACCACGTCGCTAGCGCAATTGACCACCGACCCAAGAACGTTGACGACGTCATCCACATCAACTACACGGGCGTCTTTCGCAGTGCGGTTTCAGCCGCGAAGGTAATGCTAGACCGGAAATGCCACGGCTCGATTCTCCTCGTGGCAAGTATGAGCGGCATCGTTGCCAACAAGGGCATGGCGTCTGCTATCTATAATTCGTCAAAAGCGGCAGTCATCCAGTTGACGCGTAGTCTGGCCATGGAGTGGTctgaagccaaagaagatgGCACAGGGGGAATCCGTGTAAACTGTCTTTGTCCCGGGCATATTGAAACACCGATGGCAaagatggtgatggagaaggatccAGATACACGGGCGCTTTGGGAGTCCGAAAACATGATGAAGAGGTTAGCAAGGCCGGAGGAGTTTAGAGGCATCACTTTGTTACTTATGAGCGATGCTTCGAGCTTCATGACTGGCAGCACTGTGGTGGTTGATGGGGGTCATACGGCCTGGTAG
- a CDS encoding uncharacterized protein (monooxygenase involved in coenzyme Q (ubiquinone) biosynthesis), producing the protein MAPYNTNDNSAIRSDGAEESPVIGGIAINARRNCSARPSDHAVDTEFLIVGAGPAGAALACFLGSHGLKGIMISSAPGTANTPRAHITNMAALANNDLLLIHGFAHAECLRDIGLYDELEKLGSTGADHMQHTRWCHSMAGEEYARTHSWGNDPRRKGDYELASPCEPFDLPQTILEPVLVRHAALKGFKCRFDFTLVSLFSDSKTGLITASIHDKMTDKEYQIQTRYLFGADGARSEVVKQLNLPLVVQPGQGMAINVLVKADLSHLVKNRTGNLHWVMQPDREHPDFGWMGIVRMVKPWNEWMFILFPDRNYDRSQGKPSKDAYQKRVQEFIGDDTPAEILDISTWYINEIVAEKYSEGNIFCLGDAVHRHPPLNGLGSNTCIQDAFNLAWKVAYVHKGLASPSLLSTYSIERQPVGHSIITRANQAYRDHFLVWKALGMLPTDLSARKEILEELKSATPEGSNRRRALHAAIKHTSHEFHGLGVEMNQHYDGQGVYTADEPNPYAPSRRAAEDSILFHEPNTYPGSRLPHVWLNKAIPGEPVSTVDIAGHGSFVLLSGIGGGRWKKAAENVAETLKVPIQVHYIGFRQDWEDVYFEWENLRGVEESGAVLVRPDRFVAWRAPEVLKDTEACESKLLTVMRSILGFLDV; encoded by the exons ATGGCGCCTTACAATACGAACGACAACAGCGCGATCCGGTCCGACGGAGCAGAAGAGTCTCCAGTAATAGGCGGAATAGCAATCAACGCCCGGCGCAACTGTTCAGCTCGACCGTCGGATCATGCAGTCGATACGGAATTCCTCATTGTCGGGGCAGGTCCTGCCGGGGCGGCCTTGGCTTGCTTTCTTGGTTCTCATG GGCTGAAGGGCATCATGATCAGCAGCGCTCCAGGAACAGCGAACACACCCCGCGCTCATATTACTAATATGGCGGCACTGG CAAATAATGATCTGTTATTGATACATGGATTTGCCCATGCAGAGTGTCTACGGGATATTGGTTTATATGACGAACTGGAAAAGCTGGGATCCACGGGGGCAGATCATATGCAACACACACGATGGTGCCATAGTATGGCAGGTGAGGAGTACGCACGCACCCACTCCTGGGGAAATGACCCTAGAAGAAAG GGGGATTATGAACTAGCTAGCCCATGTGAACCATTTGATCTGCCGCAGACGATCTTGGAACCAGTTCTGGTTCGGCATGCAGctttgaaaggcttcaaatGTCGTTTTGATTTCACGCTCGTTTCTCTCTTTAGCGACTCGAAGACCGGCTTGATCACTGCCAGTATTCACGATAAGATGACAGACAAGGAATACCAAATCCAAACACGATATCTTTTTGGGGCTGACGGTGCCAGGAGTGAGGTGGTGAAACAACTTAACTTGCCTCTGGTGGTTCAGCCTGGTCAAGGTATGGCAATCAACGTGCTGGTCAAGGCCGACCTCTCCCATTTAGTTAAAAACCGAACGGGCAATCTTCATTGGGTTATGCAACCAGATCGAGAGCACCCAGattttggctggatgggaatCGTTCGTATGGTGAAGCCATGGAATGAGTGGATGTTCATTCTATTCCCAGATCGTAACTATGACCGTTCTCAAGGCAAGCCGTCTAAAGATGCGTATCAAAAGAGAGTCCAGGAGTTTATTGGCGATGATACACCTGCAGAGATCTTGGACATCTCCACGTGGTATATCAATGAGATCGTCGCAGAGAAATATTCAGAGGGTAACAT ATTCTGTCTTGGTGATGCCGTGCACCGTCACCCTCCATTAAACGGGCTTGGATCGAACACATGCATCCAAGACGCCTTCAACCTCGCCTGGAAGGTCGCATATGTTCACAAGGGGCTGGCGTCACCGTCTCTTCTATCCACATACTCCATTGAGAGACAGCCTGTGGGTCATTCGATTATTACCAGAGCAAATCAGGCATACCGCGACCACTTTCTCGTCTGGAAGGCACTGGGCATGTTGCCCACGGACTTGTCCGCACGGAAGGAGATTttggaggagttgaagagtGCGACACCAGAAGGATCAAACCGCCGCCGTGCTCTGCATGCGGCAATCAAGCATACTTCTCATGAATTCCACGGATTGGGAGTTGAAATGAATCAACATTACGACGGCCAAGGTGTCTACACAGCTGATGAGCCCAACCCCTATGCGCCATCCAGACGGGCGGCTGAAGATAGCATCTTGTTTCATGAACCAAACACTTATCCCGGATCTCGATTGCCTCATGTGTGGCTCAACAAAGCAATCCCAGGAGAGCCTGTTTCGACAGTCGACATTGCTGGCCATGGCTCTTTTGTCCTCTTGAGTGGAATCGGGGGTGGGCGATGGAAGAAAGCAGCTGAAAATGTTGCCGAAACGCTTAAGGTTCCAATACAGGTGCATTATATTGGGTTCCGACAGGATTGGGAGGACGTTTACTTTGAGTGGGAGAACCTGCGAGGCGTGGAGGAATCTGGAGCCGTGTTGGTGCGGCCCGATCGATTCGTAGCGTGGAGAGCACCTGAAGTCCTCAAGGATACTGAAGCATGCGAATCGAAGCTTCTGACAGTTATGAGATCCATTCTAGGATTCCTTGATGTATAG